The Dethiosulfovibrio peptidovorans DSM 11002 genome has a window encoding:
- a CDS encoding helix-turn-helix domain-containing protein: MIRGNDLKRLRKEKGWTQQDLASRVGVTKTTILDWEKDRYSPVGQNLISLAKALNVSAAFIMGETNDPSPQGTGKKAPEGVLRYLRDQTGLSLDEAAALIDLPAEDLELMEQYEDRADDTLKQKLIKAYGRYLSARDGETQQETEKKKGQSEEDLETLMKMLAAEDPDIVLKFRHVAKNVTRLAPEDREFLATLFKAALGKITLEDHTDEY; the protein is encoded by the coding sequence ATGATTCGAGGAAATGATTTAAAAAGACTGCGCAAAGAAAAAGGCTGGACTCAGCAAGATCTCGCCAGCAGAGTTGGGGTAACAAAAACGACCATCCTTGACTGGGAAAAAGATCGCTACTCTCCTGTAGGACAAAATCTGATTTCGTTGGCAAAGGCATTGAATGTCTCTGCCGCATTTATTATGGGTGAAACTAACGACCCCTCACCTCAAGGAACCGGCAAGAAGGCTCCCGAAGGAGTTTTACGTTACTTGAGAGATCAAACCGGCCTTTCACTGGACGAGGCCGCCGCATTGATAGATCTCCCGGCGGAGGACCTCGAGCTGATGGAACAATACGAAGATCGAGCGGACGACACACTCAAACAGAAGCTCATCAAAGCCTACGGAAGGTACCTTTCGGCCCGAGATGGAGAAACACAGCAGGAGACGGAGAAAAAGAAGGGACAGAGCGAGGAAGACCTCGAGACTCTAATGAAGATGCTGGCGGCGGAGGATCCGGACATTGTCCTTAAGTTCCGCCACGTAGCAAAGAACGTCACCAGGCTGGCCCCGGAAGACCGGGAGTTCCTGGCGACGCTCTTCAAAGCGGCACTGGGCAAGATTACGTTAGAGGATCATACGGACGAGTACTGA
- a CDS encoding ImmA/IrrE family metallo-endopeptidase gives MTNNGTRIRVMARTLLGKYGMERMIPIRLSKLCRKLGIEICHSKARHIDGTLFIHGDRKIILVSTALPYERRRFTVAHELGHYVLGHQAAFSLDSPESWVPREEQAANVFAAELLMPKTALQSIHYKHDTKQLAQIFGVSPLAMQIRLEERIRMKK, from the coding sequence ATGACAAACAACGGTACCAGAATCCGGGTGATGGCCCGAACCCTGTTAGGCAAATACGGAATGGAACGGATGATCCCCATTCGGCTAAGCAAACTCTGTCGGAAGTTGGGGATCGAAATCTGCCACAGTAAAGCCAGACACATCGACGGCACTCTCTTCATTCACGGAGACCGAAAGATCATCCTTGTCTCCACCGCCCTACCCTACGAACGCCGCCGCTTCACCGTGGCTCACGAACTGGGACATTATGTCCTCGGCCACCAAGCCGCCTTTTCCCTGGACTCTCCGGAGTCATGGGTTCCTAGAGAGGAACAGGCGGCCAACGTCTTCGCGGCGGAACTCCTCATGCCCAAGACGGCTCTTCAATCAATTCACTACAAGCACGACACAAAGCAACTGGCGCAGATATTCGGAGTCAGCCCTTTAGCCATGCAAATACGGCTGGAGGAAAGAATAAGAATGAAAAAGTAA